Part of the Desulfolutivibrio sulfoxidireducens genome is shown below.
TGCGGACGATTTTCTCGCGCCCGCCTGAATGACGGGGACCAACCCGCGTCCCGACCCGGAGAACCCATGCACGACATAAAACCCACCCAGCGCCTGCATCTGTGGCTCGAATCCGGCCAGGACATGTTTTTGGGCCTCGGCCGCGTCCAACTTCTGGAACGCGTGGAGGAGTTCGGTTCCCTCAACAAGGCCGCCCAGGCCATGGGCATGTCCTACCGGGCCGCCTGGGGACGCCTCAAACGCTCGGAATCCGTGCTCGGGGCGGCCTTGGTGGAGAAGACCGGACCCAAGCAGGGCTTCCGGCTCACCGAACTCGGCCGGGATCTGGTGCGGCGCTTCAAAGATTGGCATGCCGAGGTGGAACGGTTCGCCCTTGATCGGGCGCGCCAGACCTTTCCCTGGCCCGTGGACGCCTTCTCCCCACCGTGCGCGGATGACCGCGTGGACGATCCCGACACGTTGCGCCGAACCACATGCCCCTAAGCCTGCGCATCGCCCTGTCCTCGCTGGCCACCCACAAACTGCGCACGGTGTTGGCCATGCTCGGGGTCTTTCTCGGTGCCCTGGCCCTCACCGGGGTGCGCCACGTGTCCGAGGCCATGGTCCGTAAGGCCGAGATCGAGACCGAAAAACTCGGCCCCAACCTGCTCATGGCCATGTCCGGGAAAATCCGCTTCACCCGGGGCGACTTCCGCTCCCAACCCTCCCACAAGAACTTCACGGTCGCCGACGCCTTGGCCCTTATGCGCGGGCTGCCCTCGGCCGTCCTGGGCGTGCCCTACATCGCCAAAAACGATAACATCCTCTCCGGCAATACCCGCGTGGCCTGCCAGTTGGTGGCCACTTGGCCCGATTACCCCCGGGTGCGCGCCTTCGTCCCGGACATGGGCCGCTTCTTCACCCAGCAGGAGGAAGACTCCCGGGCCATGGTCTGCGTCCTTGGACGCACTGTGGCCAAACGCCTTTTCGGGGAACCGGAAAAGGCCCTCGGACAACGCGTCTTCCTCTACCGCGCAGGCCTTGCCGTGATCGGCGTCATGGAGGAAAAAGGCGCCGACCTCTCCGGCTCGGACCAGGACGAACAGGTCTTCGTGCCCCTGTCCACCTTCATGCGCCGCCTGGCCAACCGCTGGCATATCACCGGCGTCTACCTTCAACTCGCCGACGGCGCGGACTTCGAACTGGCCAAAGCCACCGCCGAAACCATTCTGCGCCGCCAACACCATGTCGGACCCGGCACCCCCAAGCCCGACGACTTCACCGTGTTCACCGCCAAAGACACCATGCGTCTCAAGGAACAGGCCCTGGAACTGGTGCGAACCCTGGGACTGATCAGCTCCAGCCTGTCCTTCGCCGTGGGCGGCCTGGGCATCCTGTCCATCATGGTCCTGCTCGTGCGCGCCCGGCGCATGGAAATCGGCATCCGCCGGGCCGTGGGCGCGCGCCGCGCGGACATCGTGCGCCAGTTCCTCCTCGAATCCGGGGCCATGTCCTGCGTCGGCGGCGCGGGCGGCGTCGTCTGCGCCCTGGCCCTGCTCCTGGTCGTCTACCGATTCGGCGACTTCCCCTACGTCTTCAACCCCTGGCTCATCTTTCAGGCCCTGGCCGGATCGGCCGTCCTGGGACTGGCCGCCGGCGCCTACCCGGCCTGGCAGGCCGGGTCCGTACAAATACTCGACGTGCTGCGCAATAAGGAATAGCGGGAAGAAAAAAACTGGGAGAGGGCGCCGCCCTCTCCCAGACCCTCTCCCGCCGGGGGAATCATTCCCCCGGACCCCTGAGTCGGGCCATGACGACATGGCCTTCGGCCCTGCCGTCATGGCCCGGACTTCGGGTCCCAAGGAAACTTTTCCCCGGAGGCGATGGTCCGGATGCTCTTTTATGGAACGACGCTGCCGGCCGACCGACCCTGTACTTTTGCGGATCGGCGCTGCCGGCCATGCCGCCCGGGCCGGGCGACGGGTTTGCGCCCGGGACGGCGGGAGCGCGAGGCCTTGCCGAGCCGTGCTGCCGCCGGACCGGGTCGAAAACCCCGAGCCCGGCCGACCAAAAGGCCCATGCATGGAACCATCCTATCTGAGGCTCGCCCAGACCGGTGAACTCGCCGATCGCGCCCGCGAGGCCGTGACCCGCCTGGCCCATTGCGAGCTGTGCCCCCGCCGCTGCCGCGTCGACCGCCTCGCCGATGCGCGCGGCTTCTGCCGCGTGGGCCGCCAGGCCCAGGTGGCCTCTTTCAACCTCCATTTCGGGGAGGAGGAGGTCCTGGTCGGAGAAGGCGGCTCTGGAACCATCTTCTTCGCCGGCTGCAACCTGGGCTGCGTCTTCTGCCAGAACTGGGACATAAGCCACGACAGTCGCCTGGAATGGGAGGTCGAGGCGGGCGAGTTGGCCGCCATGATGCTCGAACTCCAGGACATGGGCGCCGCGAACATCAATCTCGTGACCCCGAGCCACGTGGTCCCCCAAATCCTCGAAGCCCTGGTCCTGGCAGCGCAAGGTGGCCTGCGCCTGCCCCTGGTCTACAACACCGGCGGCTACGACGCCCCGGAGACGCTGGAACTCATGGACGGCGTCGTGGACATCCATATGCCCGACGTCAAAATGGCCGACCCCGACGCCGCCGCGACATACCTCCTGGCCAGGGACTATCCCGAACGCGCCCAGGAGGCCGTGCGCCGGATGCATGCCCAGGTCGGGGATCTGGTCGTGGACCAGGGCGGCCTGGCCCTACGCGGCCTTCTGGTCCGGCATCTGGTCATGCCCGGAGGGCTGGCCGGAACGGCCGAATGGATGCGCTTTCTGGCCCGAGAAATATCCCCGGACACCTGGATCAACATCATGGACCAGTACCGGCCCTGCGGCCAGGCCGGGAACCACCCGGCCATCGCCCGCCCCGTGGAGGCCGGGGAATACCGACAGGCCCTGGGGCTGGCCCGGGAGGCCGGCATCCAGCGCATCGACCGGCGAAGCGGTCATTTTTTCGCGCGGATCCTCAAGCATGTGGGCCTGACCGGCCCCGGGGGACCATAGTGTCGTGCCCTTGGAATCCCCACAGAGCATTAATTTACGGTAATTATTTGTAATAGTTGATTTTTTATGGAACAAGCACAGCCGCATGGCATCGGATACGCAACCCCAGACGGCGCGCCCGGAAGCGCTGACAAAAAAATGTATCCCGCGACAAAAGAAAAAGGCCCGCTCAAAAGGTGTGATAATCTGGATTGTTACAAACTTGCTGCGAAATATTTTTGTCATTTTTGTCAATTTTTAGTCATTTATTCCCTTGATTCGTCACAGAATTCCTTTTAGTACCGCTTTCGCGCACTTCGGCCGGTTACGCTTGTCCGGACCAAAACACACAGTGACGGAGGATCAGAATATGGCGGTTTTCAATTGCAAAAACGCTGACGACGTGCTCAAGGCGGTCAAGGATTACAATGTTTCGTTCGTGCAGTTCTGGTTTATCGATATCCTGGGCGTGCTCAAAAGCTTTCAGGTGACGCCGCGCGAACTCGAAGCCGCCTTCGAGGAAGGCATGGGCTTCGACGGTTCGTCCATCACTGGATTCACCAAGATCCAGGAGAGCGACATGGTCGCCTTCCCGGACCCCACCACCTTCCAGTTGGTGGCCTGGCGGCCTTCCGACCGTCCCGTCGCCCGTCTGTTCTGCGACATCAGGCTTCCCGACGGCACCCCGTTTGCCGCCGATTCCCGGTACATCCTGAAGAAGATGGCCAAAAAGGCCGCCGACCTGGGCTACACCTACTATGTCGGCCCGGAACTCGAGTTTTTCCTGTTCGCCAACGCCAACGAGCCCAAAATCCTGGACCTCGGCGGCTACTTCGACGCCCCGCCCCGCGATCTGGCCAACGACGTCCGCCGGGACATCATCTTCGCCCTGGAGAGCATGGGTATCGCCGTGGAGTACAGCCACCACGAAGTGGCCCCCAGCCAGCACGAGATCGACCTGCGCTACAACGAGGCCGTGACCATGGCCGACATGGCCGTCACCTACCGCGTGGTGTGCAAGGAAATCGCCCGCAAGCACGGCTGCTACGCCTCGTTCATGCCCAAGCCCCTGTTCGGCGAGAACGGCTCGGGCATGCACGTGCACCAGTCGCTCTTCAAGGGCTCCAAGAACGCCTTCTTCGACGGCTCCGACCAGTACAACCTGAGCAAGGAAGCCAAGAGCTACATCGCCGGCCTTCTGAAACACGCCCCCGAGTTCGGCCTGGTCAACAACCAGTGGGTCAACTCCTACAAGCGCCTGGTGCCTGGCTACGAGGCCCCGGTGTACATCGCCTGGGCTCGCCGCAACCGTTCGGCCCTGATCCGGGTGCCCATGTACAAGCCCGGCAAGGAGGCCGCCACCCGCATCGAGTTGCGCAGCCCCGACCCCGCCTGCAACCTGTACCTGTGCTTCGCGGCCATGCTCGGCGCTGGGCTCAAGGGCATCGAGGGCGGATACGAGCTGGCCAAGCCCATCGAGGAGAACATCTTCAAGATGTCCGAGTCCGAGATGGCCGCCAAGGGCATTTCCTCCCTGCCCGGCAGCCTGCGCGAGGCCATCGACAACCTGGAAAAGAGCGCGCTCATGCGCGAGGTGCTGGGCGACCATCTCTTCAACGCCCTGCTCGACAACAAGAAGGCCGAGTGGGACGCCTACCGCATGCAGATCACCGAATGGGAAATCGAACGCTACCTGCCCATCCTGTAGTCCGCGCGCGCCATACGCTTGCATCCAAGGCCGTCTCCCCCGGGAGGCGGCCTTTTCTCTTTTTTTGTCGGACACGATTGTGGGGAAATGGTCCGGATCGGCGTCGCGCCTCCCTGTTTGGGCGGATGTCCTCCAGTCCCGGCCCTGGCGCGGACGAACCGGCGTCGCCGTGGCCGCGCCCAGGCGTGGCATTCCGGCCACACGCCGCAAACCGTGTCGGAGCGGGTGACGCTCCAGACAATATTGTAGTGGAATAGACCGCCCATCCTACAAAATTGTATGGAACTGTCCGAAACTGCAACAAAGACTAGCAATTCTAATGTGTTATATTTTGGCTCCATTCTTGCTCAAGATGGATGATCCGAGAGCCCGCGCGTGCGGCGCGCGCCCTTCGGGGAGCGGCGTGTGGTGGCCCGGTTATGCGGGAAAAACACTTTTCGAGGAGGTAGGTTGTATGGAACGGAGATGGACTCTCTCCAAAAAGGCGCTGGCGGTCTTCAGCGTGGCGGCGGCGCTCGGCGCGCTGGCCCTGCCCGGCGCGGCCCTTGCCCAGGATTCGGCGCCTGAATTTTTGTCCCAGCAAAACGGAAACGTCATGTGGACGCTCATCGCCGCCATCCTGGTCATGTTCATGCAGGCCGGATTCGCCATGGTGGAAACGGGGCTCACCAGGGCGAAGAACGCCGGCAACATCCTGATGAAGAACATGTTCGACTTCGCCGCCGGAAGCCCGGCCTTTTTCCTGATCGGCTTCGCGCTGATGTTCGGCGATGATGTGGGCGGTTTCGTCGGCTTCTCCAACTTCGGCCTGTCCGAGGCCTCCACGGCCGACGCCGACGGGCTGTGGAAGTACACCTACTGGTTCTTCCAGTGCGTGTTCGCGGCCACGGCCGTGACCATCGTCTCCGGGGCCATCGCCGAGCGCACCAAGTTCGTGGCCTATCTCATCCTGAGCGCCGCGGTCACCGCCCTGGTCTACCCCGTTTCCGGGCACTGGATATGGGGCGGCGGCTGGCTGTCCAAGCTTGACGCGCCCATGATCGACTTCGCCGGGTCCACCGTGGTCCACTCCGTTGGCGGCTGGATATCCCTGGCCGGGGCCATGCTCCTTGGCCCGCGCATCGGCAAGTACACCAAGGACGGCGTGGCCCGGGCCATCCCCGGCCACAACCTGCCCCTGGTGGCCTTAGGCGTCTTCATCCTGTGGTTCGGCTGGTTCGGGTTCAACCCCGGTTCCACCACCGTGGCCAACGGCACCATCGGCCTTATCGCCGTGACCACCAACCTGGCCGCCTGCATGGCCGGTCTGTCGGCCATGGTCACGGCCTGGCTGCGCTACGGCAAGCCCGACGTGTCCATGAGCTTAAACGGCGTCCTGGCCGGCCTTGTGGCCATCACCGCCGGCTGCGCCAACGTCTCCCCCGGCGCCGCCCTGATCATCGGGCTTCTGGCCGGCATCCTGGTGGTCCTGTCCGTGGAATTCATCGACAAGGTGCTCAAAATCGACGACCCCGTGGGCGCCATCTCGGTGCACGGCGTGTGCGGCGCGTTCGGCACCCTGTGCGTGGGTCTTTTCGCCAGCCCCGACTTCGGCGGCGTGGCCGGTCTGTTCTACGGCGGCGGCCTGACCCAGCTCATCACCCAGATCATCGGCGTGGGCTCGGTCTTCGTGTGGGCCTTCGGCTCGGGACTGGTCCTTTTCGGCCTGCTAAAAATCACCGTGGGCATCCGGGTGACGGCCGAGGAGGAGCTCAAGGGTCTGGATCTGACCGAGCACGGCAGCGAAGCCTACAGCGGCTTCCAGATCTTCATCACCGAATAGGGGGGCTACCATGAAACTGATTATCGCCTACTTCAGGCCGGAACAGCTCAACGCCGTCAAGCAGGCCCTCTACGCCAAGGGCGTCCACAGCATGTCCGCGACCAACATCGCCGGCTCCGGACGCCAGAAGGGCTACACCGAAACCTATCGCGGGGTCCTCATCGAGGTGAACCTGCTCAAAAAAGTGCGCCTGGAAGTCGCGGTCAAGGACGACAAGGTGGCCGAGACCATGGACGCCATCAGCGAGGGCGCCAAGACCGGAAAGGAAGGCGACGGCATGATCTTCGTCCTGGACATCGCCGACGCCCGCCGCATCCGCACCGGAGAGACCGGGGCCGCCGTCTTCGGATAAACCAAAAACATCCCGCCGACGCGAAACCCGGGGAGGACGCCCGTCCTCCCCGGGTTTTCCATATCCTCGCCCCGAAAACGTTTTGCGTCCCGCACGCCCGGGTGATAAAAGAAACCATCCATCCCTGCCAGCAAGACCACGCCCCAAGGAGCCTGCCGTGACCGTCGAATGGGCCAAGCACGACGACACCACCTATTTCGTCAACCTGGCCAAGGCCCTTTTGGTGGCCGTGGTCTACGACCGCATGGGCACGCCGGGCTGGAAGGTCCAGGTGGGCAAACGCTCGCTCAAGGACAAGTTCGCCTCGGCCGAGGACGCCAAGAAGGTGGCCGTGGCCTATGCCGAGCGCATCCTCAACCAGTGCCGCGAGGAACTCGACACCCTCAAGGCCGCCGACCCCTCCCACGGGAACGGCTGACATCACGCCGCAAACGCCCGCTTCCTGACCGTCCGGCCGGTTTGCCACGGCAAAACCCGCCCGCCCCCTCCATCCCGGCCGCCCTTGACAACCCGCGTTGCCGGATGCCAGTCCTCTCCCCATGGAATTCGCACTGCTCAATGAAATCGTCGTCATCTTCTGCCTGTCCATCGGGGTCATCTTCCTGTGCCACAAGATCCGGGTCCCGGCCATCGTGGGCTTTCTCCTCACCGGGGTCCTGGCCGGCCCTCACGGCCTGGGGCTGGTGGACTCGGTCCACGAGGTGGAGATGGTGGCCGAGATCGGCGTCATCCTGCTCCTTTTCACCATCGGCCTGGAGCTGTCCATTTCCGAGCTGATCAAGCTCAGAAAGCCCGTGTTCATCGGCGGCGCGGCCCAGGTCCTTCTGACCATCCTGGTCTTTGCCGGCGCGGGCGCCTGGCTGGGCCTCACCCCTGGGCAGGCCGTGTTCGCCGGATTCCTGACCGCGCTTTCGAGCACGGCCATAGTCCTCAAGCTCCTCCAGGAACGGGCCGAGGTGGAGTCCCCCCACGGCCGCATCATCCTGTCCATCCTGATCTTCCAGGATCTTATCATTGTCCCGATGATGCTGCTGGTCCCCTTTTTATCCGGACAAAGCCAGGCCGAGAGTTCTTCGCTGCTGCTGACGAGCGCCAAGGGCTTCGGGGTGGTCATCCTGGTCTTTTTCCTGGCCAGAAAGATCGTGCCGCGCATCCTGCTCGCGGTCATGCGCACCCGGAGCAAGGAACTCTTTCTCCTGACGACCCTGGGCATCTGCATGTCCGTGGCCTTTCTGACCGCGAGTCTGGGGCTCTCCCTGTCCCTGGGGGCCTTTCTGGCCGGACTGATCATCTCCGAATCCGAATATTCCCTAAGCGCCATGGAAGGCATCCTGCCGTTTCGCGACGTGTTCACCAGCCTGTTTTTCATCTCCGTGGGCATGCTGCTCAACACCGCCTACTTCTTCTCCCATGCGGACACGGTGCTTCTGGTCACCGCCGCCGTGCTCGTCCTGAAAACCGTGCTCGCCGCAACGGCCGCCCGCATCCTGGGCTACCCCCTGCGTCCGGCCGTGCTGGTGGGGCTTTGCATCTGCCAGGTGGGCGAATTCTCCTTCATCCTGGCCAAGACCGGCCTGGCCGAGAACCTCATCGGCCAGGACCACTACCAACTCTTTTTGTCGGCCAGCATCCTGACCATGCTGGTCACCCCCTTTTGCATCATGTTCGCCCCGGCCCTGGCCGACCGCCTGGGCCGCCTGCCGCTGCTCAAGGCCGCCGCCGCACCCTACCGGGGGCCGGTCGAGGAGGACGGCCAGCACCGGGAACTCTCCGACCATCTGATCATCTGCGGCTTCGGCATCGGCGGCAGACACCTGGCCCGGGCCGCCAAGGCCGCCGGCATCGACTACACCATCCTGGAGATGAACCCGGACACCGTGCGCACCCAGGCCGCCAAGGGCCAGCCCATCGCCTACGGCGACGCCATCCACCCGGCCGTTCTGGAACACGCCGGAATACACAAGGCCCGGGTGCTGGCCATCGTGGTCTCGGACCCCGTGGCCGTCCGGCGCATCACCGATACCGCCAGGAAGACCAATCCCTCCGTGCATATCATCGTCCGCACCCGGTTCGTCAACGAGATCGGGCCGCTACGCGAGCTTGGGGCCAACGACGTCATCCCCGAGGAATTCGAGACCTCCATCGAGATCTTCACCCGGGTCATGACCAAGTACATGGTCCCGCGCGTGGACATCGAGCGCTTCGTGGAGGAAGTGCGCTCGGAGAGCTACGAGATGCTGCGAAACCTGGAGATTCGCGGCGAACCCATGGCCGCCCTGGCCCATGGCTTCACCGGCATCGACGTCAGCGCCCTGACCGTGGAGGAGGGCTCCATGCTCGACGGCCGGACCCTGGAGGAATCCGAACTGCGCCGCACCCACGGCCTGACCGTGGTGGCTGTGGGCCGGGGCGGCCAGGTCTTCCCCAACCCGGACGGCACCATGCGCTTCGCCGCCGGCGACGTGGCCTACGTCTTCGGGCCCCACGCCGACATCACGGCCAAGGCCGGCCTGTTCACCTCCCGCCGCCGCTCCTGGGAGGCCCCGGCGTGAACGCCATCTTCCAGGTCATCCAGAACCTGTTGCGCCGCAAAAAACGGCCCGAGACCTGCCCCCACTGCGGCAAACCCGTGCCCTGGGACCTTCCGGACCCGCCCGATGGCCAGCCGCCGCGCTGCCCGTCCTGCGGCCGGTCCCTGTCCCGCGACGAGAACCCTTAAGCGCCAGCCGCCCGCCCAAGACATTCCGCCACCAGCATCACAGGAGAGACCCTCATGATCGACCGCGAATCCGCCCTGGCCCTGCTTGTGTCCCACAATCCCGAACGCCATCTGGTGTGCCACGCCCTGGAGACCGAGGCCATCATGGCCGCCATGGCCCGCGAATTGGGCGAGGATGCGGCCCTGTGGGGCGTCACCGGGCTTCTGCACGACCTGGACTATCCCATGACCAAGGACGATCCCTCGCGCCACGGTCTGGAGTGTGCCGCGCTGCTTGCGGACAAGCTGCCCCCCGAGGCCGTGACCGCCATCGCCGCGCACAACAGCGAACACACCGGGGTCATGCCCGCCACCCGCCTGGACTTTGCGCTGCGCTGCGCCGAGTCGGTCACCGGCATGATCTCGGCGGCGGCGCTGATCCGGCCCACGAGGATGGAAGGGCTGGCGCCCAAGAGCATCAAGAAGAAGATGAAGGACAAGGCCTTTGCCGCGGCGGTGCGGCGGGAGAATATTTACGAATGCGACAAGGCGGGCATGGAGCTGGACAGGTTCCTGGCCACGGCCATCGCGGCCATGGCGGCCATCGCGCCCGAGGTGGGGCTGGCGTAGTTTTTCGGGAGAGGGCGCCGCCCTCTCCCGAACCCTCACCCGCCATGGGGATCATCCCCCTGGACCCCGGACAGGGGGGAGGGGAGGACGGCCCGAGAGATCGGAGGGAGGGTCGCCGCACACGATCTCGGCCGTGAAGAAATGCTGGAACAAAAGCACGGACACCCCGGCGAACATCACCACCACCCCGGCGAGATACGCAAATGCCGACACGGGCCGCAAGGCCATGAGCACGAAGCCCGCCACGCACACCCCAAACCCCAGCACCTCGGCCCGGTCCATGTGAATACCGCCCCACGCGGGACAGGCCCCGTCCTCCCGGGCCGGATACTCGAACCAGATCCGGTTCCAGGCCAAAGACAAAATCACGGCCAACACCGCGCCCCAGGCCATGTGCACCGGCAACGACAGGGGGTCCACCGGCAGGGGCAGGATGGCCGGGATCGCCGCCGTGGCCGCCGCCGGCGGATGGTCCGCGTCGAACACCTGCATGAACACCGTGGCCAGCCCCACGGCCAGCCCCAGTTTCAACGGCACGGCCAGGCCCGGATCATCCACCAGACGCGTGACCGCGAACACGGCCAGAAGCCCGCCCACGGCGGACACGAAATGCCCGGCAATGACCTGCCGGGGCCTGGCCACGCGCAGATAGACGCAGGTGGCGCTGAGGAAACAGGTGGCCGCCAGGGGCGGATAAAGCACCCCCACCTGGCAGAGATCGGAAAACAAAGCGATCAGGAACAAGAAAAGGCCCGCCCCGACAGACCCCCACAGCAGCCGCGTCAGGGAAATCACCCCCGGCCGATAGACATCCCTCTCGAATTCCCGGCGGCAGGGCAGCCTGAGGCGTATCTGGATCATGCATGTCCCCCCGCGCCGTTTCCCGCAAGATCACGGGTGTTGCCCGAAAGGCCCGGGCGGTTCCGCAGAAAGCCGCCCGGGCCGCGTCCGCCTACCTCCCCGGACTCTTCACGTACAGGATCGATTGGGTGCTGCGCTTCTTGATCAGAACCTTGCCCTCGGCCTCGGCGTGCATGAGCAGGATCTCCTTCTCGCCAAAACGCAGGGCGTCGGCCAGACAGACCTCCACGCACACCGGTTCGAGGCCGTGGATGACCCGGTCGTAGCACAGGTCGCACTTATGGGCGTACTTGCCCGCGACATCGAACTGGATCACCCCGTAGGGACACTTGGCGATGCACTTCTGGGACCCGGTGCAGGCCGCCTTGTCGATGCGCACGATGCCGGTCTGGACGTCCTTGGCGATGGCCCCGGACGGACAGGCCTTGATGCACGGCGGCTTCTTGCAGTGCTGGCACATGACCACCCAGAAATCCTCCTTGAGATCAGGGTAGGTCCCGGTCAGTTCGCTTTCCACCCGGATATAATGGCTCATGCCGCCGGGCATGGCGTTTTCATGGTCCACCAGGCCGTGATGGTTGCGGCAGGCGACGATGCAGGTCTTGCAGCCGATGCAGCGGTCGAGATCGACCATGATGCTGAGCTGTTTCATGGCGTGTTCCCCCTACTTGTGGATGTTCACCCGGGTGGCCACGTGGGCCTCGCCGCCGCGCAGGTCCTGTTCGTCCAGGTGCGACCCGGCGTCGGCGATCAGCTCGTTGTCGCCGGCCCAGGCCCCGCGCGAGGCCACCTTGCCCATGGTCTGGCCGAAGCCGTGGATCAGCCCGGCGCACCCGGGCTTGATGCGCTCGGACAGGGCCAGGGGCAGCTTGACTGAACCCGTGCCCGACTCCACAGTGACCATATCGCCGTCGGCCAGGCCCAGACGCGCCGCGTCAAGGGGATTGAGGATGACCGGATTGGCGTCCACGCCGGAGACGGGGTCGCGCAACTGGGCGTTGTTCTGGGACCAAGCCCCGGTGTTGTTGAGGAAGATGGTGCGGAAGTTGACCAGGATGAAGGGGAATTCCTTCTCGCCCCGGCGAAACTCCAGGGGAAGCTCCGGGCTCGGCCACTGCTGGCCGATGTCCGCGTACATCTGCCACTCAAGCTCGATCTTGCCGCTGGCGGTATTGAACTTCCCGGCGTCCTCGTACTTGCGAAAGCCCGCCGTGCCCGGGGACCACAGCCCGCCGTTGTCCATGAGCTTTTTGACGGACATGCCCACGCCGGACAGCTCGATGTCGTA
Proteins encoded:
- a CDS encoding 4Fe-4S dicluster domain-containing protein; the protein is MKQLSIMVDLDRCIGCKTCIVACRNHHGLVDHENAMPGGMSHYIRVESELTGTYPDLKEDFWVVMCQHCKKPPCIKACPSGAIAKDVQTGIVRIDKAACTGSQKCIAKCPYGVIQFDVAGKYAHKCDLCYDRVIHGLEPVCVEVCLADALRFGEKEILLMHAEAEGKVLIKKRSTQSILYVKSPGR